The proteins below are encoded in one region of Lactuca sativa cultivar Salinas chromosome 3, Lsat_Salinas_v11, whole genome shotgun sequence:
- the LOC111913824 gene encoding nuclear transport factor 2 isoform X1 — protein sequence MSTQSEAPSTTPSVQVVGNAFVEQYYHILHHSPDMVHKFYQESSFISRPDEDGVMITVTTMKGINEKICSLDYTAYKAEIKTADTQESYKDGVIVLVTGCLIKKEDNQRKKFIQSFFLAPQDKGYFVFNDVFRYVDEIKSLDDNNNNHLVLVEGIDDNQTLPLIQDPPSQALDKEEVENIVEETQTQTQSQSQSQSQSQDVLEIENNEIQSQIHPPPIIEESISSIIPVEDAPKMSYASILSSQMKRNNNKPYVPSNNNNNNNTLRATPTKIENKIVADVAQGHPHSPEVSTPPPPVASSSISSPRSHDEGDGYSVYVRNLPLNATVSQLEIEFNKFGPIKPGGIQVRSNKQLGFCFGFIEFQDFNSMQNAIQNSPVVIGDREAVVEIKRTTTRVGAGRGRFPVGRGGFRGDSFRGRGGGSFNGGGGRGYGRSDYGGGRGEFSGRGRGGRGGDGYQQGGRRGGRRGGSAQYVSTA from the exons ATGTCAACACAAAGTGAAGCTCCTTCAACAACTCCAAGTGTACAAGTGGTTGGGAATGCCTTTGTTGAGCAGTATTACCATATACTCCACCACTCTCCAGACATGGTTCATAAATTTTATCAGGAGTCGAGTTTTATAAGCCGCCCTGATGAAGATGGTGTAATGATAACTGTGACTACCATGAAA GGAATAAATGAGAAAATATGTTCATTGGATTACACTGCTTACAAGGCAGAAATAAAGACTGCTGACACTCAAGAATCTTATAAAGATGGAGTGATTGTTTTAGTAACTGGATGCTTAATAAAAAAGGAGGATAATCAAAGAAAGAAATTCATACAAAGTTTCTTTCTTGCCCCTCAAGACAAGGGCTATTTCGTCTTTAATGATGTTTTCAGATATGTTGATGAAATCAAATCATtggatgataataataataatcatttgGTGCTGGTTGAAGGAATAGATGATAACCAAACATTACCCTTGATCCAAG ATCCTCCTTCTCAAGCTCTTGATAAAGAAGAAGTGGAAAATATTGTGGaagaaacacaaacacaaacacaatcACAATCACAATCACAATCACAATCACAAGATGTTTTGGAAATTGAAAATAACGAAATACAATCACAAATACATCCACCTCCGATTATTGAAGAatcaatttcttcaataattccTGTGGAAGATGCTCCAAAAATGTCGTATGCATCAATTTTAAGTTCACAAATGAAAAGGAATAATAACAAACCTTATGTTCCTtctaataacaataacaataataatacttTGAGGGCAACTCCTACAAAAATCGAAAATAAAATAGTTGCTGACGTGGCACAAGGTCACCCTCACTCCCCCGAAGTCTCAACTCCTCCTCCACCTGTCGCGTCCAGTAGCATTAGCTCTCCTCGTAGTCATGATgaag GTGATGGTTATTCGGTTTATGTAAGGAATTTGCCTCTAAATGCAACAGTGTCTCAACTTGAGATTGAATTTAATAAATTTGGGCCTATTAAACCAGGAGGTATTCAAGTTAGAAGTAacaag CAGCTGGGATTCTGTTTTGGGTTCATTGAATTTCAAGATTTCAATTCCATGCAAAACGCAattcag AATTCTCCTGTTGTCATTGGTGATCGAGAAGCTGTAGTGGAGATAAAAAGAACCACAACTCGAG TTGGGGCGGGGCGTGGGCGGTTTCCGGTGGGGCGAGGTGGTTTCCGGGGCGATAGTTTCCGGGGACGTGGCGGCGGAAGCTTTAATGGCGGTGGTGGACGAGGGTACGGTAGAAGTGATTATGGTGGTGGGCGTGGTGAGTTTTCCGGGCGTGGAAGAGGCGGACGTGGTGGAGATGGTTATCAGCAAGGCGGCAGGAGAGGCGGCAGAAGAGGTGGCTCAGCCCAGTACGTGTCCACCGCTTGA
- the LOC111913824 gene encoding nuclear transport factor 2 isoform X2, translating to MSTQSEAPSTTPSVQVVGNAFVEQYYHILHHSPDMVHKFYQESSFISRPDEDGVMITVTTMKGINEKICSLDYTAYKAEIKTADTQESYKDGVIVLVTGCLIKKEDNQRKKFIQSFFLAPQDKGYFVFNDVFRYVDEIKSLDDNNNNHLVLVEGIDDNQTLPLIQDPPSQALDKEEVENIVEETQTQTQSQSQSQSQSQDVLEIENNEIQSQIHPPPIIEESISSIIPVEDAPKMSYASILSSQMKRNNNKPYVPSNNNNNNNTLRATPTKIENKIVADVAQGHPHSPEVSTPPPPVASSSISSPRSHDEGDGYSVYVRNLPLNATVSQLEIEFNKFGPIKPGGIQVRSNKLGFCFGFIEFQDFNSMQNAIQNSPVVIGDREAVVEIKRTTTRVGAGRGRFPVGRGGFRGDSFRGRGGGSFNGGGGRGYGRSDYGGGRGEFSGRGRGGRGGDGYQQGGRRGGRRGGSAQYVSTA from the exons ATGTCAACACAAAGTGAAGCTCCTTCAACAACTCCAAGTGTACAAGTGGTTGGGAATGCCTTTGTTGAGCAGTATTACCATATACTCCACCACTCTCCAGACATGGTTCATAAATTTTATCAGGAGTCGAGTTTTATAAGCCGCCCTGATGAAGATGGTGTAATGATAACTGTGACTACCATGAAA GGAATAAATGAGAAAATATGTTCATTGGATTACACTGCTTACAAGGCAGAAATAAAGACTGCTGACACTCAAGAATCTTATAAAGATGGAGTGATTGTTTTAGTAACTGGATGCTTAATAAAAAAGGAGGATAATCAAAGAAAGAAATTCATACAAAGTTTCTTTCTTGCCCCTCAAGACAAGGGCTATTTCGTCTTTAATGATGTTTTCAGATATGTTGATGAAATCAAATCATtggatgataataataataatcatttgGTGCTGGTTGAAGGAATAGATGATAACCAAACATTACCCTTGATCCAAG ATCCTCCTTCTCAAGCTCTTGATAAAGAAGAAGTGGAAAATATTGTGGaagaaacacaaacacaaacacaatcACAATCACAATCACAATCACAATCACAAGATGTTTTGGAAATTGAAAATAACGAAATACAATCACAAATACATCCACCTCCGATTATTGAAGAatcaatttcttcaataattccTGTGGAAGATGCTCCAAAAATGTCGTATGCATCAATTTTAAGTTCACAAATGAAAAGGAATAATAACAAACCTTATGTTCCTtctaataacaataacaataataatacttTGAGGGCAACTCCTACAAAAATCGAAAATAAAATAGTTGCTGACGTGGCACAAGGTCACCCTCACTCCCCCGAAGTCTCAACTCCTCCTCCACCTGTCGCGTCCAGTAGCATTAGCTCTCCTCGTAGTCATGATgaag GTGATGGTTATTCGGTTTATGTAAGGAATTTGCCTCTAAATGCAACAGTGTCTCAACTTGAGATTGAATTTAATAAATTTGGGCCTATTAAACCAGGAGGTATTCAAGTTAGAAGTAacaag CTGGGATTCTGTTTTGGGTTCATTGAATTTCAAGATTTCAATTCCATGCAAAACGCAattcag AATTCTCCTGTTGTCATTGGTGATCGAGAAGCTGTAGTGGAGATAAAAAGAACCACAACTCGAG TTGGGGCGGGGCGTGGGCGGTTTCCGGTGGGGCGAGGTGGTTTCCGGGGCGATAGTTTCCGGGGACGTGGCGGCGGAAGCTTTAATGGCGGTGGTGGACGAGGGTACGGTAGAAGTGATTATGGTGGTGGGCGTGGTGAGTTTTCCGGGCGTGGAAGAGGCGGACGTGGTGGAGATGGTTATCAGCAAGGCGGCAGGAGAGGCGGCAGAAGAGGTGGCTCAGCCCAGTACGTGTCCACCGCTTGA